One window from the genome of Roseomonas haemaphysalidis encodes:
- the wecB gene encoding non-hydrolyzing UDP-N-acetylglucosamine 2-epimerase, translating into MLPEIHLVAAARPNLPKLAALWHALAEDAPFCRPVLVHTGQHHDAAMFAGHLEDLGLPAPEVALGVTGGGHAGLTGRTLMACAGLWQARRPALVVVAGDVDGTLAAALAARKLGIPVAHLEAGLRCGDRDMPEEINRRAVDAISDLLWAPDHDTAARLLAEGHHAGAVRAVGNSMVDTLLRRLPAARARPLPAGLAPGGFGVLTLHRAANVDGRAALAALLAGVAEAARLLPLAWPLHPRTRLRLDEFGLAMPPGVLPLPPLGYLDFLALLAAARVAATDSGGVQEEAAALGVPCLTLRPSTERPVTLHSGANRLSTAAGLAADLRGVLAGWPPARPIPLWDNAVGARMVAHLRDFLATAVLEAAA; encoded by the coding sequence ATGCTGCCCGAGATCCACCTGGTCGCCGCCGCGCGCCCCAACCTGCCGAAGCTGGCCGCGCTGTGGCACGCCCTGGCGGAGGACGCCCCCTTCTGCCGCCCGGTGCTGGTGCACACCGGCCAGCACCACGACGCGGCGATGTTCGCCGGCCACCTGGAGGATCTCGGCCTGCCGGCGCCGGAAGTGGCGCTGGGCGTCACCGGCGGCGGCCATGCCGGGTTGACCGGCCGCACGCTGATGGCCTGCGCCGGTTTGTGGCAGGCGCGGCGGCCGGCGCTGGTGGTGGTGGCGGGCGACGTGGATGGCACGCTGGCCGCGGCGCTAGCCGCGCGCAAGCTGGGCATTCCCGTGGCGCACCTGGAAGCCGGGCTGCGCTGCGGCGACCGCGACATGCCGGAGGAGATCAACCGCCGCGCGGTGGACGCCATCAGCGACCTGCTGTGGGCGCCGGACCACGACACGGCGGCGCGGTTGCTGGCCGAGGGGCACCACGCCGGCGCCGTGCGCGCGGTGGGCAACAGCATGGTGGACACGCTGTTGCGCCGCCTGCCCGCAGCCCGGGCACGGCCGCTGCCGGCCGGGCTGGCGCCGGGCGGCTTCGGCGTGCTGACCCTGCACCGCGCCGCCAACGTGGACGGCCGCGCGGCGCTGGCCGCGCTGCTGGCGGGCGTGGCGGAGGCCGCGCGGTTGCTGCCGCTGGCCTGGCCGCTGCACCCGCGCACGCGCCTGCGGCTGGACGAATTCGGACTGGCGATGCCGCCAGGCGTGCTGCCGTTGCCGCCGCTGGGCTACCTGGACTTTCTGGCACTGCTGGCCGCGGCGCGCGTGGCCGCCACGGACAGCGGCGGCGTGCAGGAGGAGGCGGCGGCGCTGGGCGTGCCGTGCCTGACGTTGCGCCCTTCCACGGAACGGCCGGTGACGCTGCACAGCGGCGCCAACCGGCTGAGCACCGCCGCCGGGTTGGCCGCCGACCTGCGCGGCGTGCTGGCCGGCTGGCCGCCCGCCCGGCCCATTCCGCTGTGGGACAACGCGGTGGGCGCGCGCATGGTGGCGCATCTGCGGGATTTCCTCGCCACCGCCGTGCTGGAGGCCGCGGCGTGA
- a CDS encoding glycosyltransferase family 4 protein, with protein sequence MRILYLHQHYSGPLGATATRSHAMARALVAAGHHVTIACGQYAGAVTGLAGGFRHGRRDGVLHGIRLVEFAIPCGNHQDFAARTLAFGRFAAATTRLALGSRWDLVIASSTPLTVVVPALVARRMRGTPFVFEIRDPWPELPRAMGAAPPLALAAMEPLATAACRQAAGVVALSEGMAETALARGADPARVSVVPNGCDLDLFGPQVSPWRPDGVAAWEMLAVYAGAHGRANGLDQLLDAAEALLRRGDRRIRLLLVGEGAEKPRLRAEAAARGLSNVTFMDGLPKLRLAALLAGAQAGVQCLAPVPEFAEWTAPNKLMDYLAAGLPVVANLPGRAARLLAAGDGHGPCGIATPPGDAAGLADALVWMADNTALREAMGHAGRAQAQRRWDRRLLAADFVRAVETAAHAPAAAAEMALA encoded by the coding sequence GTGCGTATTCTCTACCTGCACCAGCATTATTCCGGCCCGCTCGGCGCCACCGCCACGCGCAGCCATGCCATGGCCCGTGCCCTGGTCGCCGCCGGGCACCACGTCACCATCGCCTGCGGGCAATACGCCGGCGCGGTGACCGGGCTGGCCGGCGGCTTTCGCCACGGCCGGCGGGACGGCGTGCTGCACGGCATCCGGCTGGTGGAATTCGCCATCCCCTGCGGCAACCACCAGGACTTCGCCGCCCGCACCCTGGCCTTCGGCCGCTTTGCCGCCGCCACCACCCGGCTGGCGCTGGGCAGCCGCTGGGACCTGGTCATCGCCTCGTCCACGCCGCTGACCGTCGTGGTGCCGGCGCTGGTGGCCCGGCGCATGCGCGGCACGCCCTTTGTGTTCGAGATCCGCGACCCCTGGCCGGAACTGCCGCGCGCCATGGGGGCCGCCCCACCGCTGGCGCTGGCCGCCATGGAGCCGCTGGCCACCGCCGCCTGCCGCCAGGCCGCCGGCGTGGTGGCCCTGAGCGAAGGCATGGCCGAGACCGCCCTGGCACGCGGCGCCGATCCCGCCCGGGTTTCGGTGGTGCCCAATGGCTGCGACCTGGACCTGTTCGGCCCACAGGTTTCTCCCTGGCGGCCGGACGGCGTGGCGGCGTGGGAGATGCTGGCCGTCTATGCCGGCGCGCATGGCCGCGCCAACGGCCTGGACCAGCTGCTGGATGCCGCCGAGGCGCTGCTGCGCCGCGGCGACCGCCGCATCCGCCTGCTGCTGGTGGGCGAGGGTGCCGAGAAGCCACGCCTGCGGGCCGAGGCCGCCGCGCGGGGCCTGTCCAACGTCACCTTCATGGACGGGCTGCCGAAGCTGCGACTGGCCGCCCTGCTGGCCGGCGCGCAGGCGGGCGTGCAGTGCCTGGCGCCCGTGCCGGAATTCGCCGAATGGACCGCCCCCAACAAGCTGATGGACTACCTCGCGGCCGGCCTTCCCGTTGTGGCCAACCTCCCCGGGCGGGCCGCGCGCCTGCTGGCGGCGGGGGATGGCCACGGCCCCTGCGGCATCGCCACGCCCCCGGGCGATGCCGCAGGCCTGGCCGACGCGCTGGTCTGGATGGCCGACAACACCGCGCTGCGCGAGGCGATGGGCCACGCCGGCCGTGCCCAGGCGCAGCGCCGCTGGGACCGCCGGCTGCTGGCGGCCGACTTCGTGCGCGCCGTGGAAACCGCGGCGCATGCGCCGGCGGCGGCGGCCGAGATGGCGCTGGCCTGA